A single region of the Nicotiana sylvestris chromosome 6, ASM39365v2, whole genome shotgun sequence genome encodes:
- the LOC138870393 gene encoding uncharacterized protein — MTKGKPVVPPSIKECTPRPCDTSSDFQVENPSSVPGRYEYNSLITEIEKVKVDCHWGKSVQVEIPSRGEDITKHKASLGEAILMRESPPGEADIPKPAKEKKRKKKSSAESLKTKKAKIQKPLADSVASTREAAESLCAEGEESDDHPVSLKISNQAFSKSQTELAHCEDKFRKLVSELDKLKALHAQKKRYLGDLRAHLERISREWADFDEHLKQKDDLMREELRVRDTKILPLKQCIDELLSYLHPSKSSCALSSYRKDVAATNTRVMKVSEEAELKLSCAFEHARLISLRQAIEDAYAREIDLSADIERTKALEEELATLLSSDDGSSSESTSGSEDDEFPEGEGIEDQYVEGTNSEGASSG; from the exons ATGACTAAAGGTAAACCGGTAGTTCCTCCTAGTATCAAGGAGTGTACTCCCAGGCCTTGTGATACATCTTCTGACTTCCAGGTTGAAAACCCCTCCTCTGTTCCGGGACGATACGAATACAACAGTTTAATAACTGAAATCGAGAAGGTGAAGGTCGACTGCCATTGGGGAAAGTCAGTGcaagtagagattccttcacgaGGAGAAGACATAACCAAGCACAAGGCCA GCCTTGGAGAGGCCATTTTGATGAGGGAATCCCCGCCCGGGGAAGCAGATATCCCAAAACCTGctaaagagaaaaagagaaagaagaaatcaTCGGCCGAGTCTTTGAAGACAAAAAAGGCTAAAATTCAAAAACCGTTGGCCGATTCAGTGGCCTCAACTCGGGAGGCGGCCGAAAGTCTTTGTGCCGAGGGTGAAGAGAGTGATGACCATCCAGTG TCTTTAAAGATCTCTAACCAAGCCTTTTCCAAGTCGCAAACAGAGTTGGCTCATTGTGAGGACAAATTTAGGAAGCTCGTTTCTGAATTGGATAAGCTTAAGGCCCTTCATGCCCAAAAGAAGAGGTATCTAGGTGACCTTCGAGCTCATTTGGAGAGGATATCTCGAGAGTGGGCTGATTTCGATGAGCAC CTCAAGCAAAAAGATGACCTAATGCGAGAGGAGCTTAGAGTCAGAGATACCAAAATCCTTCCGCTGAAGCAGTGCATAGATGAG TTGCTGAGCTATCTGCATCCAAGTAAAAGTAGTTGCGCTCTGTCCTCATACCGAAAAGATGTTGCTGCTACGAATACTCGAGTCATGAAGGTGTCCGAAGAGGCCGAGCTTAAACTATCATGTGCCTTTGAACATGCCCGATTAATATCTCTAAGACAGGCTATCGAGGATGCGTATGCAAGGGAAATCGATTTGTCTGCCGATATCGAGAGGACGAAGGCTTTAGAGGAAGAATTGGCGACTCTACTTTCATCCGATGATGGTTCATCCAGTGAATCGACCAGCGGTTCGGAGGATGATGAATTCCCCGAGGGGGAGGGGATCGAAGACCAGTATGTTGAAGGCACAAATTCCGAGGGAGCTTCATCTGGTTAA